A genome region from Arachis duranensis cultivar V14167 chromosome 6, aradu.V14167.gnm2.J7QH, whole genome shotgun sequence includes the following:
- the LOC107495136 gene encoding uncharacterized protein LOC107495136, which translates to MPEATGNIPNPVDFMVALVGNMAAAMQATAEALGNQINNGNNDNNGDNGPMTLSSFLKVHPLTFRGTLNPTDADNWVQAIKGALQAQQVPEEQWVGFGTYLLQGEAQHWWQGVRRILQPDGVVISWELFREEFYKKYFSSSARNAKELELLQLKQGQMTITEYTSRFEELCRFSWICQGAPEDFAEWKCIKFERGILSDIQSFVAPMEIRVSSELVNKSRITEECVKNAAVAKNDNRESHRRDHHQNLAPRSQEFRRTENYRPNRQHKNKQGLCYRCGLPRHLVKDCPNPRGGNS; encoded by the coding sequence ATGCCTGAAGCGACAGGGAATATTCCTAATCCTGTAGACTTCATGGTTGCTCTAGTAGGGAATATGGCCGCGGCGATGCAAGCAACCGCCGAAGCCCTGGGAAATCAGATAAATAATGGTAACAATGACAACAACGGCGATAATGGTCCTATGACGCTTTCCTCCTTCCTAAAGGTTCATCCTCTGACCTTTAGAGGAACCTTGAACCCTACTGATGCGGATAACTGGGTACAAGCCATTAAGGGAGCATTACAGGCTCAGCAGGTTCCTGAAGAACAGTGGGTTGGGTTTGGGACCTACCTGCTGCAAGGTGAAGCTCAGCATTGGTGGCAGGGCGTGAGGCGCATTCTGCAGCCTGATGGGGTTGTGATCTCTTGGGAGTTATTCCGAGAAGAATTCTATAAGAAATACTTTTCCAGTTCAGCCAGAAATGCTAAGGAACTTGAACTGCTTCAGCTGAAACAAGGTCAGATGACCATCACTGAGTACACTAGCAGGTTTGAGGAACTGTGTCGTTTCTCATGGATTTGTCAGGGAGCTCCTGAGGACTTTGCTGAGTGGAAATGCATTAAGTTTGAAAGAGGCATTCTGAGCGACATTCAGAGCTTTGTAGCACCTATGGAGATCCGGGTGTCTTCTGAACTTGTGAACAAGAGTCGGATAACTGAAGAATGTGTGAAGAACGCAGCTGTGGCAAAGAATGATAACCGAGAGTCCCACCGAAGAGATCACCATCAGAATTTGGCACCAAGGAGTCAAGAATTCAGGAGGACTGAGAACTACCGACCCAATAGACAGCATAAAAACAAGCAAGGTTTGTGTTACCGGTGCGGATTACCCAGGCATCTAGTTAAGGACTGTCCTAATCCACGTGGTGGAAACTCATGA